The Gossypium hirsutum isolate 1008001.06 chromosome D03, Gossypium_hirsutum_v2.1, whole genome shotgun sequence genomic interval TTGTGCCAAATTTCAGTGACACTTACTTTGGATTTAAAGGTCTTTTGCTCCTCCTCTATTGGATTGAGAGCAAAACTTTTTCCCTTCATTTCGACTTTGAACAAATCTTTGCCATCAGCATCCCTGATTAAGCACCGTTTATTTTCAAATAGCACTTTATAGCCTTTTTCCAATAATTTACCAACACTCAAAAGATTTTGATCAATCTCTGGCACAAAAAGAACATCTGTAATGGTTTTTGTACCTTCATAGCTTATGATAGCTATAGTGCCTTTTCCTTTCACTGTCAAGTGTTCACCATTGCCAATCTTTACCCTTTTAACCTCGGTAGTTCTCAATTCCTCGAAGAGTTCCTTGTCATATGtcatgtggttagtgcaaccactgtcaATCAACCAACTTTCACTTGATTCTCTACTTGAGAAACAAGTGACCACGAACAATCGATCTTCCTCTTCTTGGTCAGCAACTTGAGCTTCTGCCTTTTGCacctaatttttgtttttgcttatCACTGATTCATGTCCAAGTTGGTAGCATTTGGAACATTTGGCGTCAGGTCTTTTCCAACATTTGAATGGTGAATGACCTTTCTTTCCACAGTGTTGGTAGGGTGGATAAGTTTTCTTTGAGTCTCTTCCTTTGCCCTTTTGGTAATTGCTGAATGAATTCTCTCCATTTGCTGGATGGTTCTTCaagttcttcttctttttataccTGTTGTTATCTTGATGCTTGGCAGGTAAGGCACCTTCTACCACTCTCTTTTGTCTCATAgaccttctttgctcttgtgcttGCAAAGCATTTAAAAGCTCTGCAAGAGAGATCTCCGACAAGTCCTTTGTGTTTTCCAGAGTGGTTATAGTGGCTTCAAACTTCTCTGGAACAGTTACAAGCAGTTTTTCCACTATTCTCGAGTCACTCAACTCGGATCCAAGCAACCTCACCTTGTTGGCAATACTAAGAAATCTGTCAGAGTACTCTTTTACTGATTCTGACTCTTTCATTTTCTGCAATTCTAAGTCCCTGATTAGATTCAGCACTTGCATTCCACGAATCCTCTCATCTCTTGCATACTCTGCCTTGAGCTAATCCCAGATTGCTTTTGCTGACTTTAGGGACATTATCCGTGTAAATATCATATGAGACACAGATGCAAACAGGCAAGCTTTTGCCTTTGACTTCCTCGTCTTCTTTTCCTTCTGCGTTTTAATCTGTGCCAT includes:
- the LOC107949990 gene encoding uncharacterized protein; the protein is MAPPVFDGDNYQMWAMRMETYLEALDLWEAVEEDYDILSLPANPTMAQIKTQKEKKTRKSKLKAEYARDERIRGMQVLNLIRDLELQKMKESESVKEYSDRFLSIANKVRLLGSELSDSRIVEKLLVTVPEKFEATITTLENTKDLSEISLAELLNALQAQEQRRSMRQKRVVEGALPAKHQDNNRYKKKKNLKNHPANGENSFSNYQKGKGRDSKKTYPPYQHCGKKEAQVADQEEEDRLFVVTCFSSRESSESWLIDSGCTNHMTYDKELFEELRTTEVKRVKIGNGEHLTVKGKGTIAIISYEGTKTITDVLFVPEIDQNLLSVGKLLEKGYKVLFENKRCLIRDADGKDLFKVEMKGKSFALNPIEEEQKTFKSKFCEEARIEHQLTSLYTPQQNGVNERRNRFIMEVTRCMLREKNLPKIKRDKLDKKAAAGIFIGYSTVSNAYRVFQLQTDRIIVSRDVHFVEDEQWSWKDSKKANQTSSVPKHFTTVSVLEELEDENGRIR